The Gammaproteobacteria bacterium genome segment GTTGCAGCTTCGGTGCCGGCCCGCGCTTGCCGGGCTGCGGCGGCTCGCCGATCAGCTCCTCCAGCGCCACGCCCAGCAGCTTGGCGACGGTAGGCAGCGCCGACACCTGGATGCGGCGGCGGCCGACCTCGTAGGCATTCACCGTCTGCTGCGAGACGCCGAGCCACTCGGCCATCTGCACCTGGGTGATGCCCTGGGCTTTTCTGAGCTGCGCCATGCGCGCGCCGAGCTGCGCGAAGAACGCTTTTTCGTCTTGGCTGAGCGCCACGGGATCGATCCCCGGAAGTAAGAACTGGCTCATACCGTAACCCTCGATTTGCGTTGCGCTGTTGACAATACCACCTAAGAACGGACCGTCTACGTCCACCCCGACAGTGCCGGCGGCCTGCTCTACGAAAAGGATACCACCGCCTATCTGACCTCCCAGCATCGGCTCTACGTCAATGCTGGCGGGCGCACCGTCGCCGTCGCCGTCGCCGTCGTCAAGAAAAACGGCTTCGGCGTCACCATCGCCATCCAGTACCTGCACCACGACGCACTGGGCTCCGTCAACGTGGTCAGCGAAG includes the following:
- a CDS encoding helix-turn-helix domain-containing protein, with the translated sequence MSQFLLPGIDPVALSQDEKAFFAQLGARMAQLRKAQGITQVQMAEWLGVSQQTVNAYEVGRRRIQVSALPTVAKLLGVALEELIGEPPQPGKRGPAPKLQRQMERIQELPKPKQRFVMEMLDTVLAQASR